The following coding sequences lie in one Glycine max cultivar Williams 82 chromosome 19, Glycine_max_v4.0, whole genome shotgun sequence genomic window:
- the LOC100819826 gene encoding GDSL esterase/lipase At5g33370 — protein sequence MTSVLVFGFCVTVSLVLALGSVSAQPTRAFFVFGDSLVDSGNNDFLATTARADAPPYGIDYPTHRPTGRFSNGLNIPDLISLELGLEPTLPYLSPLLVGEKLLIGANFASAGIGILNDTGIQFLNIIHIQKQLKLFHEYQERLSLHIGAEGARNLVNRALVLITLGGNDFVNNYYLVPYSARSRQFSLPDYVRYLISEYRKVLRRLYDLGTRRVLVTGTGPMGCVPAELATRSRTGDCDVELQRAASLFNPQLVEMLNGLNQELGADVFIAANAQRMHMDFVSNPRAYGFVTSKIACCGQGPYNGVGLCTAASNLCPNRDLYAFWDPFHPSEKASRIIVQQILRGTTEYMHPMNLSTIMAIDSRT from the exons ATGACTAGTGTTTTGGTGTTTGGCTTTTGTGTAACAGTAAGCTTGGTTCTAGCACTTGGTTCTGTTTCTGCTCAACCAACACGGGCTTTCTTCGTTTTCGGTGATTCGCTCGTCGACAGTGGTAACAATGACTTCTTGGCAACCACAGCCAGAGCAGACGCTCCACCCTATGGCATTGACTACCCAACACACAGACCCACTGGACGCTTCTCTAATGGCCTAAACATCCCTGACTTAATCA GTTTGGAGCTTGGCCTAGAGCCTACACTGCCCTATTTGAGCCCGCTACTAGTTGGAGAGAAGCTTTTAATTGGTGCCAATTTTGCATCCGCTGGAATTGGCATTCTCAACGACACGGGGATTCAATTT TTGAACATTATCCACATTCAGAAGCAACTGAAGCTATTCCATGAGTATCAGGAAAGGTTAAGTTTACACATTGGTGCAGAGGGAGCTCGGAACCTAGTAAACAGAGCACTCGTCCTCATCACTCTTGGAGGCAATGATTTTGTCAACAATTACTACTTGGTGCCATATTCAGCAAGATCTCGCCAATTTTCTCTGCCTGACTATGTGCGCTATCTCATATCTGAGTACCGCAAAGTTCTCAGG AGGCTTTATGATTTGGGTACTCGTAGGGTTCTTGTAACTGGTACAGGACCAATGGGGTGTGTTCCTGCGGAATTAGCGACGAGAAGCAGAACTGGTGATTGCGACGTGGAACTTCAGAGAGCTGCATCGTTATTCAATCCCCAACTCGTTGAAATGTTAAACGGACTAAATCAAGAACTCGGTGCTGACGTTTTCATTGCTGCTAATGCCCAACGCATGCACATGGATTTCGTTTCCAACCCTCGAGCTTATG GATTTGTTACATCGAAGATAGCTTGTTGTGGGCAAGGGCCATATAACGGGGTTGGACTGTGCACAGCGGCCTCAAACTTGTGTCCAAACAGAGACCTTTACGCGTTTTGGGATCCATTCCATCCATCCGAGAAAGCTAGTCGAATCATAGTCCAACAGATCCTCAGAGGCACCACTGAGTACATGCACCCCATGAATCTTAGCACCATTATGGCCATCGATTCCAGGACTTGA
- the LOC100820358 gene encoding GDSL esterase/lipase At5g33370, with protein sequence MVLPSGFVSMLILFGMVLVVGVNIVPGVEAKARAFFVFGDSLVDSGNNNYLATTARADSPPYGIDYPTRRPTGRFSNGLNIPDLISERMGGESVLPYLSPQLKSENLLNGANFASAGIGILNDTGSQFLNIIRMYRQLDYFEEYQQRVSILIGVARAKKLVNQALVLITVGGNDFVNNYYLVPYSARSRQYSLQDYVKFLIVEYRKLLMRLYDLGARRVIVTGTGPMGCVPAELAMRGTNGGCSAELQRAASLYNPQLTHMIQGLNKKIGKEVFIAANTALMHNDFVSNPAAYGFTTSQIACCGQGPYNGIGLCTPLSNLCPNRNSHAFWDPFHPSEKANRLIVEQIMSGSKRYMKPMNLSTVLALDARK encoded by the exons ATGGTTCTTCCCTCAGGTTTTGTTTCCATGTTGATACTTTTTGGCATGGTTTTGGTAGTTGGGGTGAATATTGTCCCAGGGGTTGAGGCAAAGGCAAGGGCTTTCTTTGTATTTGGAGACTCACTGGTTGACAGTGGTAACAACAATTACTTAGCGACCACTGCACGGGCTGATTCCCCTCCTTATGGCATTGACTATCCAACTCGTAGACCAACCGGTCGTTTCTCCAACGGTCTCAACATTCCCGATCTTATCA GTGAACGAATGGGTGGTGAGTCCGTGTTGCCTTATTTGAGTCCACAACTAAAAAGTGAAAATCTTCTGAATGGAGCCAATTTTGCTTCCGCTGGAATTGGCATTCTTAACGACACTGGTTCTCAGTTT cTAAATATAATCAGAATGTATAGACAATTGGACTACTTTGAAGAGTACCAGCAACGAGTGTCCATTCTAATTGGAGTAGCGCGGGCTAAGAAACTTGTGAATCAAGCATTGGTCCTCATCACTGTTGGTGGCAACGATTTCGTTAACAATTACTACTTAGTGCCTTATTCTGCAAGGTCTCGCCAGTATTCGCTACAGGATTATGTCAAATTTCTCATTGTCGAGTACCGTAAACTCTTGATG AGACTATATGATTTGGGAGCTCGAAGAGTAATTGTGACAGGCACTGGACCAATGGGTTGTGTTCCAGCAGAATTGGCCATGCGTGGAACAAATGGGGGATGTTCTGCTGAACTTCAACGAGCTGCGTCACTCTACAACCCTCAACTAACACACATGATACAAGGACTCAACAAGAAAATTGGCAAAGAGGTTTTTATTGCTGCAAATACAGCACTGATGCACAATGATTTCGTTAGTAACCCAGCAGCATATG GATTTACTACATCTCAAATTGCTTGTTGTGGGCAAGGGCCCTACAATGGGATAGGGTTATGCACACCACTGTCTAACTTGTGCCCAAACAGAAACTCGCATGCTTTTTGGGATCCATTCCATCCATCCGAAAAGGCAAACAGACTCATTGTGGAGCAGATTATGTCGGGTTCTAAACGATACATGAAACCAATGAACCTCAGCACCGTCCTAGCATTGGATGCTAGGAAATGA
- the LOC100819292 gene encoding GDSL esterase/lipase LTL1: MVENNNPRVFGSSMFLCLLVLMIWNKIVVVVPQAEARAFFVFGDSLVDNGNNNYLFTTARADSYPYGVDYPTHRATGRFSNGLNIPDIISEKIGSEPTLPYLSRELDGERLLVGANFASAGIGILNDTGIQFINIIRITRQLQYFEQYQQRVSALIGPEQTQRLVNQALVLITLGGNDFVNNYYLVPFSARSRQFALPNYVVYLISEYRKILVRLYELGARRVLVTGTGPLGCVPAELAQRSRNGECAAELQQASALFNPQLVQLVNQLNSEIGSDVFISANAFQSNMDFISNPQAYGFITSKVACCGQGPYNGIGLCTPASNLCPNRDVYAFWDPFHPSERANRLIVDTFMIGDSKYMHPMNLSTMLLLDSTSRT, encoded by the exons ATGGTCGAAAACAACAACCCAAGGGTTTTTGGTTCTTCTATGTTTCTATGTTTGCTTGTGTTGATGATTTGGAAcaagattgttgttgttgttccacAAGCCGAGGCTCgagcattttttgtttttggtgatTCGCTAGTTGACAATGGCAACAATAACTACCTATTCACCACTGCTCGTGCCGACTCATATCCTTATGGCGTTGACTATCCCACTCACAGGGCCACTGGCCGTTTCTCCAATGGCCTCAATATCCCGGACATTATCA GCGAGAAAATTGGGTCAGAACCCACATTGCCGTATCTAAGTCGCGAGCTCGATGGAGAGAGGCTACTCGTTGGTGCCAATTTTGCTTCTGCGGGGATAGGAATTCTCAATGACACTGGAATTCAGTTT ATAAACATAATTCGAATCACCAGACAATTACAGTACTTTGAGCAGTATCAACAAAGGGTGAGCGCACTAATTGGACCAGAGCAGACTCAACGACTGGTCAACCAAGCACTAGTCCTCATAACCTTAGGTGGCAATGATTTTGTTAACAACTATTACCTGGTGCCATTCTCTGCAAGATCACGCCAATTTGCACTTCCAAACTATGTTGTATACCTTATTTCCGAGTATCGCAAAATTCTTGTG AGGCTTTATGAATTGGGAGCAAGGCGAGTTTTGGTGACAGGAACGGGACCTTTAGGTTGCGTGCCGGCAGAATTGGCGCAGCGTAGCAGAAATGGGGAGTGTGCAGCAGAGCTGCAACAAGCTTCTGCTTTGTTCAACCCGCAACTCGTTCAGTTGGTGAATCAACTCAACTCTGAAATTGGTTCCGATGTCTTCATTTCAGCCAATGCTTTCCAATCCAATATGGATTTTATTAGTAACCCACAAGCGTACG GTTTTATCACATCAAAAGTTGCATGCTGTGGTCAAGGACCTTACAATGGGATTGGACTGTGTACTCCGGCGTCTAACTTGTGCCCAAACAGAGATGTGTATGCGTTTTGGGACCCCTTCCATCCAAGTGAGAGAGCAAACAGATTGATTGTGGACACATTCATGATCGGAGACTCCAAATACATGCACCCAATGAATCTCAGTACCATGTTGCTTTTGGATTCAACTTCAAGGACCTAG
- the LOC102665311 gene encoding two-component response regulator 24: MESKKQWNEGANSSISMVNYMIDDKETKISALIVDDDAIIRKIHKTMLERLFNIEAKTVRDGKEAVDLCRSGENFDIIFMDKEMPIMDGHEATKHLRAMGVKSIIVGITTRADGKDKEEFLASGSNHCFEKPLDQAKVEKVLQEHGNFSI; the protein is encoded by the exons ATGGAATCCAAGAAGCAGTGGAACGAAGGAGCCAATTCATCCATCTCAATGGTTAATTATATGATTGAtgacaaagaaacaaaaatttcagCACTGATTGTGGATGATGACGCTATCATTCGCAAAATCCACAAGACCATGCTCGAGCGCTTATTTAACATAGAGGCAAAAACGGTTAGGGATGGAAAGGAAGCAGTGGATTTGTGTCGTTCTGGGGAAAATTTTGACATAATTTTCATGGACAAAGAAATGCCTATCATGGATGGTCACGAG GCGACAAAACATCTACGTGCTATGGGTGTGAAGAGCATCATTGTGGGAATCACTACCCGTGCTGATGGAAAAGATAAAGAGGAATTTCTAGCTTCAGGATCGAACCATTGCTTTGAGAAGCCTCTTGACCAAGCAAAGGTTGAAAAAGTCTTGCAAGAGCATGGAAATTTTAGCATTTGA